A genomic window from Acidimicrobiia bacterium includes:
- a CDS encoding aldolase/citrate lyase family protein encodes MSETLKARLQRGDRLVVFSVGRMMHHNVIRYLGITGAFDGFWIDVEHAGLTVRDVEIAVAAGDAHGLQSFVRVPPTDYATVTRCFESGAVGVMAAQITSAEHAEEFVQWAKFAPRGRRGLNPLGHDGAYGSLPMAQFASRSNDETLVGIQIETMGAVEEVDAIAAIDGVDFLFVGPSDLSQALGVLGDFTHEKCLAAVDMVSAACSSNGKRWGAVTPNAAYASLMVAKGCTLVSATNDVKLVTAGMAATREDFADVW; translated from the coding sequence ATGTCTGAGACTCTCAAGGCACGGCTGCAGCGAGGCGATCGGCTCGTCGTCTTTTCGGTCGGCAGGATGATGCACCACAACGTCATCCGCTACCTCGGTATTACGGGTGCCTTCGACGGGTTCTGGATCGACGTTGAGCACGCCGGCCTGACCGTCAGGGACGTCGAGATCGCCGTGGCGGCAGGCGACGCTCACGGCCTGCAGAGCTTCGTCAGGGTGCCTCCCACGGACTATGCAACCGTGACGCGCTGCTTCGAGAGCGGCGCCGTCGGGGTGATGGCAGCCCAGATCACGTCTGCGGAGCACGCCGAGGAGTTCGTCCAGTGGGCGAAGTTCGCCCCCAGGGGACGGCGTGGGCTCAACCCGCTCGGCCACGACGGCGCCTACGGATCACTCCCGATGGCCCAGTTCGCGAGTCGGTCAAACGACGAGACGCTCGTCGGCATCCAGATCGAGACGATGGGAGCGGTGGAGGAGGTCGACGCCATCGCGGCGATCGACGGGGTCGATTTCCTGTTCGTCGGCCCATCCGACCTCAGCCAGGCGCTCGGCGTGCTCGGCGACTTCACCCACGAGAAGTGCCTGGCCGCGGTCGACATGGTCTCTGCGGCGTGCAGCTCGAACGGGAAGCGTTGGGGGGCGGTGACCCCGAACGCCGCCTACGCCTCCCTGATGGTCGCCAAGGGATGCACGCTCGTCTCGGCGACGAACGACGTGAAGCTGGTCACCGCGGGGATGGCGGCCACGAGGGAGGACTTCGCCGACGTCTGGTGA
- a CDS encoding amidohydrolase family protein — protein sequence MPTIDMHAHVTPERYKQAIQRRGEWYGLDGRAGELSRGGFAKSIDERLVEMDSLGVDMQLVTPTVGFYQYDRDAEAAARIHRECNDEIAEIVERHPTRFAGLAIVPMQDPARAIAEMERVVVDMGFRGVVLSDHVGPRTYDEREFLPFFKAAEELGAILFFHQGADTCIDFRITRYKLGNAVGNLTERTLVYATLVFGGVMDSCPDLKPLLAHGGGYVPYGIARMDKVAGALEGATGRALQPPFAEDDGFRQVLPPSDYLGRFFYDCCTYSGPVLRFLIDTVGIDRVVLGTDYPAPMFLRDPVRWVRGLPELTEAEKGAILTDNPMTLLGVTS from the coding sequence ATGCCCACGATCGACATGCATGCCCACGTCACTCCGGAGCGCTACAAGCAGGCGATTCAACGGCGAGGCGAGTGGTACGGGCTCGACGGGCGAGCCGGTGAGTTGAGTCGCGGTGGCTTTGCAAAGTCGATCGATGAGCGGCTCGTCGAGATGGACTCGCTCGGGGTCGACATGCAGCTCGTGACCCCGACGGTCGGCTTCTACCAGTACGACAGAGATGCGGAGGCCGCTGCGCGGATCCACAGGGAGTGCAACGACGAGATCGCCGAGATCGTCGAACGGCACCCGACCCGTTTCGCGGGCTTGGCGATCGTGCCGATGCAGGACCCTGCGAGAGCGATCGCCGAGATGGAGCGAGTCGTCGTAGACATGGGCTTTCGCGGAGTCGTGCTCAGCGACCACGTCGGCCCGAGGACGTACGACGAGCGGGAGTTCCTGCCGTTCTTCAAAGCCGCCGAGGAGCTCGGAGCCATCCTCTTCTTCCACCAGGGTGCCGACACGTGCATCGACTTCAGGATCACCCGCTACAAGCTCGGCAACGCGGTCGGCAACCTCACCGAACGGACACTCGTGTACGCCACGCTCGTGTTCGGCGGAGTCATGGACAGCTGCCCCGACCTGAAGCCGCTGCTCGCCCACGGCGGCGGGTACGTTCCATACGGGATCGCTCGCATGGACAAGGTCGCCGGTGCCCTCGAGGGCGCCACGGGCCGAGCACTGCAGCCGCCGTTCGCCGAAGACGACGGCTTCCGCCAGGTCCTGCCGCCGAGTGACTACCTGGGCCGGTTCTTCTACGACTGCTGCACGTACAGCGGGCCGGTTCTTCGCTTCCTCATCGACACGGTCGGGATCGATCGAGTGGTGCTCGGCACCGATTACCCGGCGCCGATGTTCCTGCGCGACCCCGTGAGGTGGGTGCGGGGCTTGCCGGAGCTCACCGAAGCCGAGAAGGGCGCCATCCTCACCGACAATCCGATGACGCTGCTCGGTGTGACCTCGTGA